A stretch of the Bacillus sp. B-jedd genome encodes the following:
- a CDS encoding DUF2515 domain-containing protein: MMISESCIIDEIIKETARRNIDNITRTEAYFNYFKKNPDIIWSFLASMVSRNGGWNMCDLEGSIFPHLLSSPTRKQLFLTYERANWLIFHDVYPQLLLYQYSTKYSRPLFHLLKYFNVSVFMQKEWPIFWDTHDKNRLTTALIINEQNVIQKPIIEHPFYKRRVFFSPEFMLQDWFHFSCVLFPTCGGEVYGASVTGFKKVSNRIDLGKRLAKILFDPRLFSYFLEFADKTTHTGSRYDFEKYFRPGVRRETPFLRTAFPVIEHHRHKYADWSKGRRAPISKLYFPVKQKEPIHLTDWYIRKRDQMNALVAIRKALDHNSWKM; encoded by the coding sequence ATGATGATTTCAGAATCCTGCATAATTGATGAAATTATTAAGGAAACCGCAAGAAGGAATATTGATAATATTACCCGGACAGAAGCGTATTTCAACTATTTTAAAAAAAATCCGGATATCATTTGGTCTTTTTTAGCAAGCATGGTATCCCGCAATGGCGGTTGGAATATGTGTGACCTTGAAGGGAGCATCTTTCCCCATTTACTATCTTCCCCAACGAGGAAACAGTTGTTTCTCACCTATGAACGTGCAAATTGGCTTATTTTCCATGATGTATACCCCCAACTCCTTCTCTATCAATATTCGACGAAATACAGCCGTCCTCTGTTTCATCTTCTGAAATATTTTAACGTTTCAGTCTTTATGCAAAAGGAATGGCCTATATTTTGGGACACCCATGATAAAAATAGGCTAACAACAGCGTTGATCATTAATGAGCAAAACGTCATACAAAAACCAATTATAGAGCATCCATTTTATAAACGCCGGGTATTCTTTTCCCCGGAATTCATGCTTCAGGACTGGTTCCATTTTAGCTGTGTGCTTTTTCCGACATGCGGCGGGGAAGTTTACGGGGCCAGTGTCACAGGATTTAAAAAGGTGTCCAATAGGATTGACTTGGGAAAAAGGCTCGCAAAAATACTATTCGATCCGAGACTGTTTTCTTATTTTCTTGAATTTGCAGATAAAACAACACACACCGGTTCCCGTTATGATTTTGAAAAATATTTTCGCCCAGGAGTAAGGCGTGAGACCCCGTTCTTAAGAACTGCATTTCCTGTAATCGAGCATCACCGTCATAAATATGCTGACTGGAGCAAGGGAAGGCGGGCCCCAATTAGTAAATTGTACTTTCCGGTAAAACAAAAGGAGCCAATCCATTTGACCGATTGGTATATAAGGAAACGTGATCAAATGAACGCACTCGTTGCAATCAGGAAAGCGTTAGATCATAATTCCTGGAAAATGTAA
- the yppF gene encoding YppF family protein translates to MDMIMLKELFFQNRRQRPECANELRDYARNLYIQNDITAAEFRSLIRELEAEGATVPEILEKEMFT, encoded by the coding sequence ATGGATATGATCATGTTAAAGGAGCTTTTTTTTCAAAACAGGAGACAACGCCCCGAATGTGCAAATGAGCTAAGAGATTATGCCCGAAATCTTTATATCCAAAATGACATTACTGCCGCTGAATTCCGAAGCCTCATCAGGGAACTGGAAGCAGAAGGTGCGACTGTTCCTGAAATACTTGAAAAAGAGATGTTCACTTAA
- the recU gene encoding Holliday junction resolvase RecU gives MMINYPNGKKYTAGDIIAGQTRKPKPVTSYGNRGMTLEEDLNNTNLYYLSRGIAVIHKKPTPIQIVQVDYPKRSAAVIKEAYFKQASTTDYNGVYKGKYIDFEAKETQNNTSFPLKNFHEHQIRHMEAVLSQGGVSFVILRFAATEEVFLLDAAHLLRFWSRMEQGGRKSITKQEIMEVGRLIPTGYQPRLDYLRVIDEFYQ, from the coding sequence ATCATGATCAACTATCCAAACGGTAAGAAATATACTGCCGGTGACATTATAGCCGGACAAACAAGAAAGCCTAAACCAGTAACCTCTTATGGAAACCGGGGAATGACACTTGAAGAGGATTTAAATAATACAAATCTTTACTATTTAAGCAGGGGAATTGCAGTCATCCATAAAAAACCAACCCCTATTCAAATCGTCCAAGTGGATTATCCGAAACGGAGCGCTGCTGTTATAAAAGAGGCGTACTTCAAGCAAGCATCGACAACAGATTATAATGGTGTTTATAAAGGAAAATATATTGATTTCGAGGCAAAAGAAACTCAAAATAATACCTCTTTCCCCTTGAAGAATTTTCATGAGCATCAAATCCGCCATATGGAGGCAGTTTTATCCCAAGGAGGCGTATCTTTTGTTATTTTGCGTTTTGCGGCTACGGAAGAAGTTTTTCTGCTCGATGCCGCCCATCTACTCCGCTTCTGGTCCAGAATGGAGCAAGGCGGAAGAAAATCGATTACGAAACAAGAAATCATGGAAGTTGGGCGGTTGATTCCAACTGGATACCAGCCCCGGCTCGATTACCTTCGTGTAATCGATGAATTTTATCAATAA
- a CDS encoding DnaD domain-containing protein, producing the protein MKSSILAWMKEGSVTIPSLLFSEYRSLKLNEYDLAVIMNILDYAQKGNFFPTPEELASRMTISVNECTDLLRKLIQRGYIEIIDENSPEGIGYEQYSVEPLWEKLIEQFLLKQQNEKELSRKTEEMDLYTIFEKEFGRPLSPFECETLAMWVDDDKHSPLLIKAALREAVMSGKINFRYIDRILFEWKKNGIKTIEQARTQSQKFRQRQQAKTSPLDRQKPPVAAVPFYNWLEQ; encoded by the coding sequence ATGAAATCTAGTATCCTTGCCTGGATGAAAGAGGGAAGTGTAACCATACCTTCCTTGCTATTCTCTGAATACAGAAGTTTAAAATTAAATGAATACGATTTGGCTGTCATTATGAATATACTGGATTATGCCCAGAAAGGAAATTTTTTTCCTACTCCGGAAGAACTTGCTTCACGCATGACGATTTCAGTAAATGAATGTACAGATTTATTAAGGAAGCTGATCCAAAGAGGATACATAGAAATCATTGACGAAAACTCCCCTGAAGGAATCGGGTATGAACAGTACTCGGTCGAACCGCTTTGGGAGAAACTCATTGAGCAATTTCTTCTTAAACAGCAGAATGAAAAGGAACTCAGCAGGAAAACGGAAGAAATGGACTTATATACGATTTTTGAAAAAGAATTTGGCAGGCCGCTTTCCCCATTTGAATGTGAGACGCTCGCAATGTGGGTGGATGATGATAAACACAGCCCGCTATTGATCAAGGCAGCCCTTAGGGAGGCCGTCATGTCGGGAAAAATCAATTTCAGGTATATTGACAGGATCCTGTTTGAATGGAAAAAGAACGGCATTAAAACAATTGAGCAAGCAAGGACACAGAGCCAGAAATTCCGCCAGCGGCAGCAGGCAAAAACTAGCCCTCTTGACCGGCAAAAACCGCCTGTCGCAGCCGTACCGTTTTATAATTGGCTTGAACAATAA
- a CDS encoding YpoC family protein has product MDERADRQCIVPVALDHPFFKELILQNLSINSGHPTEEVYFIHEMEYYHNKTVHGPWLDAGKSIPRLLKDWQDIKVELNSLYKLRRKEEIRRSMKKGISLFLQFLFWSNGVPVILQNLPKVGELAIKPANCEERIAFLIERPDGFHSFIQLGELIDEQKKRFFANSVKNKN; this is encoded by the coding sequence ATGGATGAAAGAGCGGATAGGCAATGTATTGTACCCGTTGCACTTGACCATCCATTTTTTAAGGAACTTATTTTGCAAAACCTTTCAATTAACAGTGGCCATCCTACTGAAGAGGTTTATTTTATCCATGAAATGGAGTACTATCACAATAAAACTGTTCATGGACCTTGGTTGGACGCGGGTAAATCGATCCCCCGGCTTTTGAAAGATTGGCAGGATATAAAGGTAGAGCTTAACTCCCTATACAAGTTGAGAAGGAAGGAGGAAATCAGACGCTCCATGAAGAAAGGGATCAGCCTGTTTCTTCAGTTTCTTTTTTGGAGCAATGGTGTCCCCGTAATCCTTCAAAATCTGCCAAAAGTCGGTGAATTGGCAATTAAGCCGGCAAATTGTGAAGAAAGAATTGCTTTTCTTATTGAGCGGCCTGATGGATTCCATTCATTTATTCAACTGGGTGAATTGATTGACGAACAGAAAAAGCGCTTTTTTGCGAATTCAGTAAAAAATAAAAATTGA
- a CDS encoding transglycosylase domain-containing protein produces MSNNYKSREERRKQLKQNQTKKQKPAPSKAGMFKKIFLILIALGIAGMLTGVATFAFLVQDAPKLDKKLLKDPIPSKILDRDGNVIREVGTIKREYVEYKDIPKLVEQAFLATEDVRFYQHHGIDLIRLGGAVIANVKDGFGSEGASTITQQVVKNSFLSHEKTIKRKVQEAWLSYQLEQKYTKQEIFEMYVNKIYMSRNMHGVATASKEYFNKDLKDLKLHEAALLAGMPQSPNNYNPFEHPDKAERRRNIVLYLMNQHGFISKEEMKKAQSIPVTSSLVPEDKRPKDEEPYNSFVDAVIKEVNKAGKFDIFSDGLTIYTTLDPNAQQYVEKMMYSDEIIKFPDDKFQAGIVMLDTKTGEIRAIGGGRNKDVKRGFNFATDIKRQPGSTIKPILDYGPAIEHLQWGTYHMLEDKKTKYSTGKEFGNWNDRYDGWMTIRQALAKSKNTIAVQTLQEVGTEKAKEFAIKLGIPLKEIYETYAIGGLGGKTVGVSPLEMAGAYSAFGNNGFYTDPYAVKKIKLRDGTEIDLAPETKVVMKDYTAFMITDMLKSVLEPGGTGVNAKIPGLPAAGKTGTTNYTDDELRKYKISKSAVPDAWFAGYTTNFTIAVWTGYESRSMPIQAGPDQKIAQAMYKNLMQYVSKDVKTSDFAMPKSVEQVKIEKGTIPAKLAGPYTPSGQVLYEYAVKGKKPTQVSEKYDKLDAPTGLNARYNKDANTISVDWKQSEAGANYSISISKNGSSLLTDSTSGKSFEISNVEAGATYTIAVTASKDGLTSDPATISIKVPEKAPDQGNGGNNGNGNGNGNNDDDDGNGDDDGGGNDDGSGGTGGTGGTGGTGGTGGTGGTGGSGGTGGTGGTGGTGGTGGTGGTGGTGGTGGTGGTGGDSNPGR; encoded by the coding sequence ATGTCAAACAATTATAAATCCAGGGAGGAACGAAGGAAGCAGTTAAAACAGAATCAAACTAAAAAACAAAAACCCGCCCCATCAAAGGCAGGAATGTTTAAAAAGATTTTTCTGATTCTGATTGCTCTCGGCATAGCAGGAATGCTGACCGGAGTGGCCACCTTTGCTTTTCTTGTCCAGGATGCACCCAAGCTGGATAAAAAACTTTTAAAAGATCCAATCCCTTCAAAAATCCTTGATAGAGATGGAAATGTCATCAGGGAAGTCGGAACAATAAAAAGGGAGTATGTTGAGTACAAGGATATCCCCAAACTCGTTGAGCAGGCCTTTCTTGCAACAGAGGATGTGCGTTTTTATCAGCACCATGGCATAGACTTAATCCGCCTCGGCGGTGCTGTCATTGCCAACGTTAAAGATGGGTTCGGTTCTGAAGGAGCTTCAACAATTACCCAGCAGGTAGTCAAAAACTCATTTCTCTCCCATGAAAAAACAATAAAGAGAAAAGTACAGGAAGCTTGGCTTTCCTACCAGCTTGAACAGAAGTATACAAAGCAGGAAATTTTCGAGATGTATGTCAACAAGATTTATATGTCACGAAATATGCATGGAGTGGCGACAGCTTCCAAGGAATATTTCAATAAAGACCTTAAAGATTTAAAGCTCCATGAAGCTGCCCTGCTTGCCGGGATGCCGCAGAGCCCGAATAATTACAACCCATTCGAGCATCCGGATAAAGCTGAACGGAGAAGGAATATCGTCCTTTACCTTATGAACCAGCATGGATTCATATCCAAGGAAGAAATGAAAAAAGCACAAAGCATTCCGGTCACTTCAAGCCTAGTACCGGAAGATAAAAGGCCGAAAGATGAAGAACCGTATAATTCGTTTGTGGATGCAGTGATAAAAGAGGTAAATAAGGCAGGAAAATTCGATATTTTTTCAGATGGCCTTACTATCTACACAACGCTTGATCCAAATGCCCAGCAGTATGTGGAAAAAATGATGTATTCTGATGAAATCATTAAATTCCCGGATGATAAGTTCCAGGCAGGGATTGTCATGCTTGATACGAAAACCGGGGAAATCAGGGCAATTGGAGGCGGACGGAACAAAGACGTCAAGCGAGGCTTCAATTTCGCCACCGATATTAAAAGGCAGCCAGGTTCCACGATCAAACCAATCCTTGACTATGGACCTGCTATCGAACACTTGCAATGGGGAACCTACCATATGCTCGAAGACAAGAAAACTAAGTATTCTACTGGGAAAGAGTTCGGAAACTGGAATGACCGATATGATGGCTGGATGACGATCAGGCAGGCCTTGGCAAAATCAAAAAATACGATTGCTGTCCAAACCTTGCAGGAAGTTGGCACTGAAAAAGCGAAAGAGTTCGCAATTAAACTCGGAATTCCACTGAAAGAAATCTACGAAACCTATGCAATAGGCGGCCTGGGAGGAAAAACGGTCGGAGTATCACCTCTTGAAATGGCTGGTGCATATAGTGCATTTGGTAATAATGGCTTTTATACCGACCCATACGCCGTAAAGAAAATCAAACTGCGGGATGGCACTGAAATCGACTTGGCCCCTGAAACAAAGGTTGTCATGAAAGACTATACAGCCTTCATGATTACAGACATGCTGAAAAGTGTGCTGGAACCTGGCGGCACTGGTGTCAATGCTAAAATTCCGGGACTACCGGCTGCTGGTAAAACCGGGACAACCAACTACACGGATGATGAATTAAGGAAATATAAAATCAGTAAGAGCGCTGTGCCTGATGCATGGTTCGCAGGCTATACCACCAACTTTACCATAGCCGTCTGGACCGGCTATGAAAGCAGGTCAATGCCAATCCAGGCGGGCCCCGATCAAAAAATAGCACAGGCTATGTATAAAAATCTGATGCAATACGTGTCAAAGGATGTCAAGACTTCAGATTTCGCGATGCCAAAGAGCGTCGAGCAAGTGAAAATCGAGAAAGGGACGATACCAGCCAAGCTTGCAGGACCATATACGCCAAGCGGGCAAGTGCTTTATGAATATGCTGTTAAAGGCAAAAAGCCAACACAAGTATCGGAGAAATACGATAAGCTCGATGCACCTACAGGCCTGAACGCGCGTTACAATAAAGATGCCAATACAATTTCCGTTGATTGGAAACAGAGCGAAGCTGGAGCCAATTATTCAATTTCTATTAGCAAGAATGGCAGCTCCCTTCTGACAGACAGCACATCAGGTAAATCCTTTGAGATTTCAAATGTTGAAGCTGGTGCAACCTATACAATTGCTGTAACAGCGAGCAAAGATGGCCTCACCAGTGACCCGGCGACAATCAGCATCAAGGTTCCTGAAAAGGCTCCCGACCAAGGAAACGGCGGGAACAATGGAAACGGGAACGGAAATGGCAATAACGATGATGACGACGGAAACGGTGATGATGACGGCGGCGGAAATGATGACGGTTCTGGTGGCACTGGAGGAACCGGTGGCACTGGAGGAACCGGTGGTACTGGAGGAACTGGTGGTACTGGAGGATCCGGTGGCACTGGCGGTACCGGTGGCACTGGCGGTACCGGTGGCACTGGCGGTACTGGTGGAACTGGCGGTACTGGCGGTACCGGTGGTACCGGTGGTACTGGCGGGGATAGTAATCCCGGCAGATAA
- the nth gene encoding endonuclease III, whose translation MLNKEQIRFCLDEMGRMFPDAHCELNHKNPFELVIAVALSAQCTDVLVNKVTNSLFQKYQTPQDYLVVSLEELQNDIRSIGLFRNKAKNIQKLCQMLLDSYEGEVPSDRDELTKLPGVGRKTANVVVSVAYGIPAIAVDTHVERVSKRLGICRWKDSVLEVEKTLMKKVPMEEWSITHHRMIFFGRYHCKAQNPQCPTCPLLDVCREGKKRMKGLLGNG comes from the coding sequence TTGCTGAACAAAGAACAAATCCGGTTTTGCCTTGATGAAATGGGAAGAATGTTTCCAGATGCCCACTGTGAACTGAATCATAAGAACCCCTTTGAACTTGTCATCGCAGTTGCCTTGTCCGCACAATGTACAGATGTTCTCGTTAATAAAGTGACAAATTCACTTTTTCAAAAGTATCAAACTCCCCAGGATTATTTGGTTGTATCCCTTGAAGAATTGCAAAACGACATTAGGTCAATCGGCCTTTTCAGAAATAAGGCAAAAAACATTCAAAAACTTTGCCAAATGTTATTGGATTCTTATGAAGGAGAAGTTCCCTCGGACAGGGACGAATTAACAAAACTCCCGGGCGTGGGTAGGAAGACTGCCAATGTGGTTGTTTCTGTTGCATATGGAATCCCGGCAATCGCAGTGGATACACATGTGGAACGAGTGAGTAAGCGCCTAGGCATATGCAGATGGAAAGATTCGGTATTGGAAGTTGAAAAAACCTTGATGAAAAAGGTTCCGATGGAAGAATGGTCCATAACCCACCATCGAATGATCTTTTTCGGCCGGTATCATTGCAAAGCCCAAAATCCCCAATGCCCAACCTGTCCTCTTTTGGATGTGTGCAGGGAAGGAAAGAAGAGGATGAAAGGGTTGCTTGGAAATGGATGA
- a CDS encoding YppG family protein, whose amino-acid sequence MKMVPYERNHYYPGQPNPLIEQGVFNPYPSHMLQAPIPPMHQQAWGGQPIQHPAQTQGSVPWQTPYFGTGEQEGHFLFKNPLEQQGNPQFGHQQWQSQGMPYMPMNPYPKNILQPKQKSGMNSVLNSFKSQDGSIDINKMVNTAGQAINAMSQASALLKGLGGVFKA is encoded by the coding sequence ATGAAAATGGTTCCATACGAAAGAAATCACTATTATCCAGGGCAGCCGAATCCGCTAATCGAACAGGGTGTTTTTAATCCTTATCCCTCCCACATGCTGCAGGCGCCCATTCCACCCATGCACCAGCAAGCGTGGGGCGGCCAGCCAATACAGCATCCCGCCCAAACCCAGGGGTCAGTGCCCTGGCAGACGCCCTACTTTGGGACGGGAGAGCAGGAGGGGCATTTTCTATTTAAAAATCCGCTTGAACAACAGGGAAATCCGCAATTTGGCCATCAACAATGGCAATCTCAAGGCATGCCGTATATGCCGATGAACCCCTATCCGAAAAATATACTCCAGCCAAAACAGAAAAGCGGGATGAATTCGGTTCTTAATTCTTTTAAGTCACAGGACGGATCGATTGATATTAACAAAATGGTCAACACAGCAGGGCAGGCGATCAATGCAATGAGCCAGGCCTCCGCACTCCTGAAAGGATTAGGCGGAGTATTTAAAGCGTAA
- a CDS encoding DUF1798 family protein, with product MEDLRTLTLKLLDYNRQCVSIFENARKKGTDGDFYMEVKPFADEVTAINNKWKEIAMEHSAILSQEGITTKQIEMVNEHLERLAIQAFYIKTSRYTFMNSSRTVEYTLQKILEKVS from the coding sequence ATGGAAGATTTACGGACTTTAACACTAAAATTATTGGATTATAACAGGCAGTGTGTTTCTATTTTTGAAAATGCAAGGAAGAAGGGGACGGATGGGGATTTTTATATGGAGGTTAAACCATTCGCCGATGAAGTAACTGCAATAAATAATAAGTGGAAAGAGATTGCCATGGAACATAGTGCAATCCTAAGCCAGGAAGGGATTACCACAAAACAAATCGAGATGGTTAATGAGCATCTTGAGCGGCTGGCAATCCAAGCCTTTTATATTAAAACCAGCCGTTATACATTCATGAATTCAAGCAGGACAGTCGAGTATACCTTACAGAAGATATTGGAAAAGGTTAGTTGA